The following proteins are co-located in the Sardina pilchardus chromosome 24, fSarPil1.1, whole genome shotgun sequence genome:
- the tmem200b gene encoding transmembrane protein 200A produces the protein MKTQTPTPAQTPVPAAQTPVTPVTPSRQRLPRFRLRSRKKKEGVIQGKLRIKSLPGAFLVLGAVVVVVGTALAVAGYWPYRTQRSGSGALPGGEGSAQGLPSGWGMGTKGLLSTAGLIHSERMKLLGPVIMGVGLFILICANTVLYENRDRETQMLLAQMRSVICSVSAAVPSADLAELAVSSLSARHYQWVSSLPAAHLNILCLQELTSSEPLLHVKTGMESDGDSSNANGGTHPQHHHRRPSESSAKRQRSTLKTEVLHHQESASTPSIPTLSSNSCNSSKADVDEVRADAHPCQASSGEFQRHRADTPPHKLSNCLTASSMSTLGGEDWEVTAACVPPRRSQSLSCRTNPRRTRHEVTVRMDATADHDDDDGDGSPRRVLRETGSEVRVNMAAGTEDDEAFQLASIEEQRHRSWPRLDLGAARRYLKLENKEDSVDKLLDQLELQCSQWDKSFGSGPFQ, from the coding sequence ATGAAGACCCAGACGCCGACGCCAGCGCAGACGCCCGTCCCCGCGGCCCAGACGCCCGTCACGCCCGTCACGCCCTCGCGCCAGCGGCTGCCTCGCTTCCGCCTCCGCTCGCGCAAGAAGAAGGAGGGCGTGATCCAGGGCAAGCTGCGCATCAAGTCCCTGCCGGGCGCCTTCCTGGTCCTGggcgcggtggtggtggtggtgggcaccGCGCTGGCCGTGGCCGGGTACTGGCCCTACCGGACGCAGCGCTCAGGGAGCGGAGCACTGCCCGGAGGAGAGGGGTCGGCCCAGGGACTGCCCAGCGGCTGGGGGATGGGCACCAAGGGTCTGCTGTCCACGGCGGGGCTGATCCACAGCGAGCGCATGAAGCTGCTGGGCCCCGTCATCATGGGCGTGGGGCTGTTCATCCTGATCTGCGCCAACACCGTGCTGTACGAGAACCGCGACCGCGAGACGCAGATGCTCCTGGCCCAGATGCGCAGCGTCATCTGCTCCGTGTCGGCCGCCGTGCCCTCGGCCGACCTCGCCGAGCTGGCCGTCAGCTCGCTGAGCGCGCGCCACTACCAGTGGGTCAGCAGCCTGCCCGCCGCCCACCTCAACATCCTCTGCCTGCAGGAGCTGACCAGCTCCGAGCCCCTCTTGCACGTCAAGACCGGCATGGAGAGCGACGGCGACTCCTCCAACGCCAACGGCGGCACCcaccctcaacaccaccaccggcGGCCGTCGGAGAGCAGCGCCAAGCGCCAGAGGTCCACGCTGAAGACGGAGGTGCTGCACCATCAGGAGTCggcctccaccccctccatccccacGCTGTCCTCCAACTCCTGCAACTCCAGCAAGGCGGACGTGGACGAGGTGCGTGCGGACGCTCACCCGTGCCAGGCTTCGTCGGGCGAATTCCAGCGTCATCGCGCGGACACGCCGCCTCACAAGCTCAGCAACTGCCTGACGGCCTCGTCCATGTCCACGCTGGGCGGGGAGGACTGGGAGGTGACCGCTGCGTGCGTGCCCCCGAGGCGCTCACagagcctgagctgcaggactAACCCCCGCCGGACGCGCCACGAGGTCACCGTCCGGATGGACGCCACCGCTGaccacgacgacgacgacggcgaCGGCTCGCCCAGACGCGTCCTGAGGGAGACGGGCTCGGAGGTCCGCGTGAACATGGCGGCGGGGACGGAGGACGACGAGGCCTTCCAGCTCGCCTCCATCGAGGAGCAGCGGCACCGGAGCTGGCCCCGACTGGACCTTGGTGCTGCCCGCCGCTACCTGAAGCTGGAGAACAAGGAGGACTCTGTGGACAAGCTGCTGGACCAGCTGGAGCTCCAGTGCTCGCAGTGGGACAAGAGCTTCGGCTCCGGACCCTTCCAGTGA